Proteins from a single region of Macrotis lagotis isolate mMagLag1 chromosome 2, bilby.v1.9.chrom.fasta, whole genome shotgun sequence:
- the LOC141511124 gene encoding NADH dehydrogenase [ubiquinone] 1 alpha subcomplex subunit 5-like, whose product MAGLLKETTGLMGLAICETPRKETDLQKLEDKLQAGQLEEVILQAENELSLARKMLTWKPWEPLVEEPPTNQWKWPI is encoded by the exons ATGGCCGGGCTGCTGAAGGAGACCACTGGCCTCATGGGACTGGCCATCTgcgagacacccc GAAAGGAAACAGATCTTCAGAAACTAGAGGATAAGCTTCAGGCTGGCCAACTAGAAGAGGTGATTCTTCAGGCTGAAAATGAATTGTCACTGGCAAGAAAAATGTTGACATGGAAACCATGGGAACCTTTAGTGGAAGAACCACCAACCAACCAATGGAAATGGCCAATATAA